The Eggerthella guodeyinii sequence GTGTCGTTGTTCGTGCAGCTGGAATTCGACGTGCTGAAGATGGATAAGTCGCTGATCTGGGGTATCGATGCAACCGATCGCACGATGCGCGTGGTCAGCGGCATGGCCACCCTGTGCGACGACCTGCACGTCGAGTCGGTGGCCGAGGGCATCGAGACGGAGCAGCAGTTCAAGGCGCTGGGCGCCACGGGCTGCACGCGCGCGCAAGGCTACTACGTCGGCCGCCCCGCACCCATTGCGGAGTTCGAGAAGCGCTTCCTGGCGTAGGCTCCCCTTTTTGTGGCGCGGCGCGCTCTTCGGGATGCGCGCACCTTGCGACGCGCCCGCTCCGCGCCCATGATGGGTCACGCCCTGTGGGCGCTTTATGGCCGCATCATGTCAGTTCGATGACATCGGCGTGTCGCGGCTGATAAGTACTCTTACATTAATACTATATTTCCTGAGAGATCGAAGAGTGCCGGGCGACAAAGCCGGCATGAGCGCAGCGGCCCGGTGGGCCGCATGCAACGGAAAGAGGTTCGCGTGAAGGGTTTTCTCGAGCGTTTGCAGTGGAAGCTGTCGGGCATGATGCAGGGGCGTCGGGGTGCCGACACCCTGTCGAACTTCCTCGTGGTCGTGGGCATCGTCTTGCTGCTGGCGTCGATCGTCCCGGGGCTCGACCTGCTGTCGTGGGTGGCGCTGATCGTGTTGGCGTACTCGCTGTTCCGCAGCTATTCGAAGAACATCGCCGCGCGCGATCGCGAGAACGCCGCATTCGAGCGCATCGTGGAGAAGCCGCGCAAGCAGCTGTCGCTCATGCGCAAGCAGTGGACGAACCGCAAGACCACGCGCTACTTCAAGTGCAAGGGCTGCGGCCAGGTGCTTTCGGTGCCGCGCGGCAAGGGCACGCTGCGCGTGGTGTGCCCGAAGTGCAAGACCGAGACGAAACAGAAGTCGTAAGGGCCGCGCTGTGGACATCTCGACGTTCAAGCACGAGCTTTTCGTGGTCACCTACGACGTGCAGAAGATCTTGCACGAGACGATGGCGCCCATCTGCCAGCAGCACGGCCTGACGTTGCAGCAGATGCACGTGCTGATGGAGCTAATGCGCACGCCGGGATTGACCGCGGGCCAGCTGAGCGACCAGGCGGGCATCCTGCGCACGAACTTCTCGTCGGTGTGCCGCAAGCTGGAAGACCGCGGGCTCATCGAGCGCCAGCGCAGCCAGACGGACAAACGCTCGCTGCGGCTGCGGGTGACCGACGAGGGCCGCGCGTTGCTCGCCGGCATCGACGGCGAAGTGCAGCGCCGTTACGGCAAGGCGTTCGCCGCCGAGCCGCCCGAGACGTTCGACACCATCATCGAGGGGTTCCAGGCGCTTGCGGACTTCTCGAAGAAGCTGGGGCGCTGAGCATGTTCGGTTACGTGGTGCCCAGTTGGGAGGGCTTGGACGACGCCGAGCGCGAGCGCTACCATGCCGCGTATTGCGGGCTGTGCCGTGCGATCGGGCAACGATGCGGGCAGCGTTGTCGCGTGGCGCTCACCTACGACCTGGTGTTTTTTGCGCTGTTGCTGGGCTCGTTGTACGAGCCGGAAGAACGCGCGGGCGAAGGTCGCTGCGTGCCCCATCCGGTGAAGCCGCACGGGTTCGTCAGCACCGCGTGCATCGACTATGCGGCCGACGTGACCGTGGCGCTGGCGTACTACAAGGCTCTCGACGACTGGAACGACGACCGCAGCGTGCGGGCGCGCGCGTTCGCCGGCGCGCTGGCCGGGCCGTATCGCGGCATTCACGCGCGGAACCCGCGCATCTGCGAGGCCGTTGAGACGGGCATTGCCGACATCGGCGCCATCGAGGCGGCCGCTCGTGCGGCGGCTGCGACACCGGGCAGCGAGCCGCCCGCGCCCGATGCGGCCGCTAACCGCTTCGGCGTGCTGATGGGCGAGCTGTTCGTCTACCGACCGGACGACTTCTGGGCCGACGACCTGCGGAGATTAGGTGCACGGTTGGGAAAGTTCGTGTACGTGATGGACGCGGCGATGGATTACGAGGACGATAAGGCCTCGGGCAGTTACAACCCGCTGGTGGATATCGAAGCCGGTGCGGAGGACGTGCACGAGGATTTGAACCTGCTCATGGCCGGCGTGGCCGAGGCATTCGAGCGACTGCCGCTCGAACGCGACCTGCGCTTGCTGCGCAGCGTGGTGTACGCGGGCGTGTGGCAGAAGTACCATGCGAAGGAAAACGACAAGGAGAAGCGCCGTGGTTGAGAACCCCTACGACGTGCTGGGCGTGAGCCGTGATGCGTCCGCCGACGAGGTGAAGAAGGCGTACCGCAAGAAGGCGCGCGAGAACCATCCCGACTTGAACCCGAACGATCCCGCTGCGGCGGATCGCATGAACAAGATCAACGAGGCGTACGACCGCATCATCAATCCCGAGAAGTACGCGGCGCGCGATCGTCGTGCGAGCGCGGCGTCGGGCCCGCAGGGCGGCGCGGGCTACGGCGGATCGGGAGGCGGATCGGGCCAAGGGCAGGGCCAGGGCGCGGGCGGCGGCTCCGGTTACGGCACGGAGGGCCCCTACGGCTGGTCGGGCGGCTTCGGCTTCGACTTCGACGACCTGTTCGGCTTCGGCGGCGCGGGCTACGGCAGCCGCGAGCCCATCCATCCCGAGGCGGCGGCGGGCGACAGCGTGCAGATGCGCAACGCCGTCGACGCCATCAATGCCGGGCGCGGGCAGCAGGCGGTCGACATCCTGAACACCGTGACGAGCGACGGCCGCACGGCGCGCTGGTACTACCTGAGCGCGCTCGCGAACGACGCTGCGGGCAACACGCTCATGGCGCTCGAGCAGATCAGGCGCGCGGTGCGCATGGATCCGAACAACCCGGACTACCAGCGCGCGCAGCGGCAGTTCCAGCAGACCGGGCAAACCTATCAGCAGGAGAGCCAGTCGCAAGGTTTCAGCATGGGCGTCGACCCCGGCCTCATCTGTTGCGGCGTTTGGTGCCTCGGCCCCACGCTGTGCCGCTTCTGCGGCATGCCGTTCTGATGGTTTCGGCGGCCTACCGGCCGTCGGAACTGCTCGACGCTGCGGCTTCCCGTGGTGCCCGACCTCGCAGCGAGGCCGAGGACTCGCGTACCGAAGTACGCTTCGCCCTCGCCCTCCCCACGATCTCGGGCACCACGGAAACCCTCGCTGACGTTACGAACTACCAGTGATTCGAGTTTTCGCACTTGCACCTACGCAATCTCAACCTGAAAGGACGCATCTATGGCAACGATCGGCATCGACTTAGGAACGACGAACAGCTGCGCGGCGACGGTGGAGGGCGGCCGGCCCGTCATCGTGCCGAACGCGGAAGGGGAGCGCACCACGCCGAGCGTGATCGCGTTCTCGAAGGAGGGCGAGCGCCTGGTGGGAACCATCGCGTGCCGCCAGGCGGCGGTGAACCCCGACCGCACCATCGAGTCGGTCAAGCGCCATATGGGCAGCGACTGGCGCGCCACCGTGGACGGCAAAGCCTATTCGCCGCAGGAGCTGTCCGCCATGATACTGCGCAAGCTGCGCCGCGACGCGGAGGCGTTCCTCGGTCAGGATGTGCCGCAGGCGGTTATCACGGTGCCCGCGTACTTCGACGACGCGCAGCGCCAGGCCACGAAGGACGCCGGGCGCATCGCCGGTCTCGACGTGCTGCGCATCATCAACGAGCCCACGGCCGCCGCGCTGGCCTACGGGCTGGACAACGGCACGCCGCAGAAGGTGATGGTGTACGACCTGGGCGGCGGCACGTTCGACGTGTCGGTCATCGAGATCGGCGACAACGTCATCGAGGTGCTGGCCACGTCGGGCGACAACCACCTCGGCGGCGACGACTTCGACGAGCGCGTGGCGGCCTACCTGCTCGACGCGTTCCAGCGCGAGCACGGAATCGACCTGCGCCGCGACCAAACGGCCTTGCAGCGCGTCACCGAGGCGGCGCGCGAGGCGAAGAAGGAGCTTTCGTCGCTCGACACCGCGCACGTCAACCTTCCGTTCCTGGCGCAGGGTTCGTCGGGTCCGCTGCACCTCGAGACCACGCTCACGCGCGCCGCGTTCAACGACATGACGCGCGACCTGGTCGAACGCACGTCGAACCCCGTGCAGACCGCCCTCAACGACGCGGGCATCGCCGCCTCCGAGCTGGGATGCGTGCTGCTGGTGGGCGGCTCCACGCGCATTCCGGCCGTGCAGGATCACGTGCGCAAGCTCACGGGCAAGGAACCGTCCGCGTCCATCAACCCCGACGAATGCGTGGCCATGGGCGCCGCCATCCAGGGCGCGACGCTGTCGGGCACGTCGACGGGCCTGGTGAAAGCCGACAACAGCATCCTGCTGCTCGACGTGACGCCGCTCAGCCTGTCCATCGAGACGGTGGGAGGCGTGGCCACGCGCCTCGTGGAGCGCAACACCACGCTACCGGTGAACTACTCGCAGGTGTTCAGCACCGCCGCCGCCTTCCAGACCAGCGTGGAGATCCACGTGCTGCAGGGCGAGCGTCCCATGGCGAAGGATAACAAGTCCATCGGCACGTTCAAGCTGAAGGGCATCAAGCGCGCGCCGGCCGGCGTGCCGCAGATCGAGGTGACGTTCGACATCGACGCGAACGGCATCCTCACCGTGTCGGCGAAGGACCTGGATACGGGCAAGCAGCAGTCCATCACCATCGACGACTCGGGCCGCATGTCCGACGACGACATCGAGCGCGCCATCCGCGACGCCGAGCAGTACGCCTCCCAGGATAACGAGCGTCGCGAGGCCATGGCGGCCCGCGAGGAGGCTCAGAGCCTGCTGAACGAGGTGGACCGGGCGCTCGGTCAGGTGGGCAAGCAGCTGGAGAAGGACGAGAAGAAGCAGGTCAAGGCCGATGCCGAGACGCTGCGCAAGGCGTTGTCGAAGCGCCCCGCCGGTTTCGGCAAGAAGGCGCGCGAGGCCGAGGCGGCGTCGGTCGACGACGTGTCCGACATCAAGGCCGCCGCTGAGCGCTTGAGGGCATCGAGCGCCCACGTGCGCGAGCTGTTGGGCCAGCAAGGATAAGGCCGCCGAGGGCGCAACAGGCGGCGGACGGCGGGTCGCGTCCGCCGCCTTGGGCGCGAAATGACACCCATGACAATTTTCGGTGCGTTACGGCCATTGGCCGACTGCGACTTTTCGCAAAACGCCTGGTGGCGAAAATCTCCCCGCCCGCTTTTCACGTAATGGCCCTTTCGAAATTGTCATGGGTGCCGATTTGCGCCCAAGGCACAGCGAATCGCACTTTCTAGTATCATGGTTCGCAGCGGGCGCGGCGCGCTTGGAAGACACGGAGAAGGGACCCCTATGGAGCAGTACAAGCAAGAGTTCATCGAGTTCATGGTCGAAAGCGAAGTGCTCAAGTTCGGCGAGTTCACGCTGAAAAGCGGCAGGAAGTCCCCCTTCTTCATGAACGCGGGCGCCTATGTGACGGGCGAGCAGCTGCACCGCCTGGGCCTGTACTACGCGCGCGCCATCCACGATAACTTCGGGCTCGATTTCGACGTGGTGTTCGGGCCCGCGTACAAGGGCATCCCGCTGTCGGTGATCACGGTCATCGGGCTGCAGGAGCTGTACGGCAAGGAGGCGCGTTACTGCTCCAACCGCAAAGAGGTCAAGGACCACGGCGCCGACGCGGGCAACCTGCTGGGCAGCGAGCTGCACGACGGCGATCGCGTGGTCATGGTGGAGGACGTCACCACGTCGGGCAAGTCCATCGACGAGACGTATCCCGTGCTCAAGGGCGCGGCTGACGTGGACGTCAAGGGCCTCATCGTGTCGCTCAACCGCATGGAAGTGGGCAAGGGCGGCGTGGTGACCGCGCAGCAGGAGGTTCAAGAGAAGTACGGCTTCCCCGTGGCGTCCATCGTAAGCATGGCCGAGGTGACGGAATGCCTGCACAACCGCGAGGTGCAGGGCCGCGTCGTCATCGACGACCAGGTGAAAGCCGCCCTCGACGCCTACTACGACCAGTACGGTGTGAAGTAACCCGCCGCCGCGCGAGGCCGGTAAGTATCCTGTAAATTCGGCACGGGTCGGATGCGCTGACGGTTTGACGTCTGATAAGCTGGGTCACGACATGAGGATTCGGCCGAGGCGCAGCGCCTCGGCGTGGGCGAAGGGGTTTGCATGGAGGCATCTCGGATCGGCGTGATCTTCGATTGCGATGGGACGCTGCTCGACTCGATGCGCGTGTGGCGCGAGGCGGAAACCGAGCTGGCGCGGCGCGCGAACGTGACGCTGTCGGCGGCCGACACCGACGCGCTCACCGCGATGACCATTCCCGAGTGCGGCGCGTTCTTCCACGAGCGCTTCGGGCTGGGCGCGTCGGGCGACGAGGTGATCGCCATGATGGACGAGCTCATGCTGGCGTTCTACCGCGAGCGCGTGCTGGCGCGGCCGGGCGCGCTCGCGTTCGTGCAGGGGCTTGCCGAGCGCGGCGTGCGCATGAGCGTGGCTTCGTCGAGCCCGCAGCCGTACCTGCAGGCGGGCCTCGAGCGTTGCGGCTTCGCGCCGTACTTCGACGCCATCGTGTCGGTGGATGACGTGGGTGCGTCGAAGCGCGAGCCCGCCGTGTACGATCGTGCCCGCGAAGCGATGGGCACGCCGCTAGCCACCACCTGGGGCGTCGAGGACTCGGTGTACGCCGTGCACACGCTGAACGCCGCGGACTACCGCACGCTCGGCATCTACGATTGCGACATCTCCGGCACCGTCGAATCGCTGCGCGAGGCCGCCGAACGCTTCATCGCCACCTTCGAAGACCTGGACGCCGCCACATTCATCGAGTGGAACTAGCGAACGCAAGGGGCGTCGCGCGAGGCAAGCTCGTCGTAGCCGCGGGAGCCGTCGGCGAGCGAGGGTGCGTCGGGGTTTGAATCCGGTTTTGTCGGGTCCCAAGTAGGGCCCTCATCAAAAAACCGCTCGTTCGCCGACGGCGCCGGGTACCCGCGCGATGAAGGTGGCTCCTTTGGCGGGGGCGCTTGTTGCGGTGAGGGTGCCGTTGTGCAGCTCGACGATGCGCTTGGCGAGGGGGAGGCCGAGGCCGTTGCCCTCGCTGGCGTGGGAGGCGTCGCCCTGGTAGAACTTCTCGAAGGCGCGGCGCTGCGTCTGCTCGTCCATGCCCGGGCCGTTGTCGGCGACCGTCACCTCGGCGAACGCGCCGTCGCGCCGCAGCCGCACGCTCACCCGCCCGCCGTCCGGAGCGAACTTCGCCGCGTTGCCCAGCAGGTTCGTCCACACGTGGGCGAGCAGGTCCTCGTCGCCGCGCAGCCGCACGTCCTCGAGCTCCACGTCCACGGCGATGCCGCGCGCGCTCCAGGCGTCCTCGAGCAGCAGCACGCATGCGCGGATCTGCTCGTCGAGCGAAAACGCCTGCGTGTCGCCCAGGGCGGCTTCGCGCTCCAGCTTCGACAGGCGCAGCACGTTGTCGGTGAGCGACGAGAGCCGCCGGGCGTTCGAGGCGATTTTCGCGACGCACTGCGCCCGGCGCTCGTCGCTGAGCGTGGGGCTTTCCAGCAGCGTCGCGTAGCCCTCGATGGCGGCGAGCGGCGTCTTGAACTCGTGCGAGACGTTGCTCACGAAGTCGGTGCGCAGAAGCTCGGTCTGCGCCAGCTCGCGGGTCATGGCGGTGAAGTTGTCGGCCATGTCCCGCACTTCGCGCACGCTGGACGAACGGTGCAGCTCGACGTCGAAGTCGCCTCGCGCCACGCGCTTGGCGGCTTCGCCGATTTCCGTGACGGGCGCGATGATGCGCCTGCTCTGCCACGTGCCGAGGGCGCCGCCCAGCACCACGCTGGCGATGGCGGTGCCGATCAGGGGGTTGTGCAGCGCGCCTTCGTCCGCGCCGTCGCCGGCCGAGCGGGAGCCGTCCACCATCATCGACGCCGTCACCACCGCGAACGTGACCAGCGCGAGCGTCACGAACAGCACGAGCGAGAGCGCGGTGGCCATCTTGAACGTCCGGTTCACCGCGGGCTTCGCTTCCGTCGCCTCGGCCCGCTCCCGTTCCTCGCGCTTCACGAGCTCACCGCCTTGTACCCCAGCCCGCGCACCGTGGCGATGCTGATGTCGGGATTGTCCTTGAGCCGCTCGCGCAGCCGGTTCACGTGCACGTCCAGCGTGTGCGCTCCCACCTGGGAGTCGACGCCCCACACTTCGTCCATGATCTGGCGGCGCGTGAACACCCGGTTCGGCGACGAGGCCAGCTTGCACAGCAGCAGGAACTCCTTGCAAGGCAGCGTCTCGCGCGCGCCGTCGCGCACGAGCTCCATCGCGTCGATGTCGAGCGTCGTCGCGCCGAGGCGCACCACCCGCTCGCGCGCGATGCGCGCCCGGCGCAGCAGCGCATCGATGCGCCACACCATCTCGTTGACGTCGATGGGCTTCACCATGTAGTCGTCGGTGCCGTGCGCGAACCCGCGCCGCTTGTCGGCCGCCGCGCCGCGCGCGGTGATCATGAGGATGGGAAGCTCGGGGTGCTCGGCGCGCAACCGGGCGGTCAGCTGGAACCCGTCCACCTCCGGCAGCATGAGGTCGGTGATCACGAGGTCGATCGGCTCGCGCTGCATGGCCTCGAGCGCCGCGCGCCCGTTCTCGGCCGTGACGGCGCGCCATCCGCGCTCCTCGAGCACCGTGCCGTACAGCTCGCACAGATCGTGATCGTCTTCCACCACCAGCATCGTGAACATGCGCTTCTCCTCGTCATCGCGATGCGCGCTCCCTTGTCCGCGCCTCCTCGAGCATATCCGAATCGCGTCGGCCAGCTGTGAACGAACTATGGAAAAACGTCGGACGACGCATGGAGGCCCGCGGGGGCGTGAGGTTGGGTTGAGGTTGGTTCCGTACGTTGATGGGGGCGCGCGTCGGCTCGGACGTGCAACGGTTGCGGCGCGTTGCCGGCGCCGTCCCCTCCGGAAAGGAACGCGAATCGATGGGAGCACGCACATGATTGAGGTCAAGCATCTGACGAGAAGATACGGAAGCACCCTCGCCGTCGACGACGTCTCCTTTTCCGTGGAGCGTGGCGCGATCTGCGGGCTGCTGGGTCCCAACGGTGCGGGGAAATCCACGACGATGAACATCATGACCGGCTGCCTGGCCGCCACCGACGGCGAGGTACGCTACGACGGCCTGGAGATATACGCCGATAAAGACCAGGTGAAACGCAGGATCGGGTACTTGCCCGAGCAGCCGCCCCTCTACGGCGACATGACCGTGTGGGAGTACCTCGACTTCGTCGCCCGCGCGAAGGGCTTGCCGCGCCTGCAGGTGATGGAAGAGGTGAAGCGCACGGGGTTCGCCTGCGGGCTGGAAGAGGTGATCGGCCGCCCCATCAAGAACCTCTCGAAGGGCTACAAGCAGCGCGTGGGCATCGCGCAGGCGCTCATCGGCGACCCCGACGTCGTCATCCTCGACGAGCCCACCGTGGGCCTCGACCCCATCCAGATCATCGAGATCCGCGATCTGGTGAAGCGCTTGGGCGAGCGCCATACTGTGATCGTGAGCAGCCATATCCTGTCGGAGATCAGGGCGCTGTGCGATCACATCGTCATCATCTCGAAGGGGCGCGTGGTGGCCGACGACACGCCGGAAAACCTGGAGAAGCTGTTCGCCGGCTCCAGCACCACGGTGGCGACGGTGCGGACGAGCGAGGGCACCGCCCTCTCCATCGCCTCCGGCGTGCCCCATGCGGGCGCGGTGACCTGCGATCCCGCCGCCGAGGAGGGCGCCGTTGACGTGCGCATCGAGGCTGCGGACGATGCCGACATCCGTGCCGCGGTGTCCCGCGCGTTCGCCGAGCGCGACGTGGCGCTGCTGCAGATGGTGACGAGCCGCGCCTCGCTCGAGGACGTGTTCGTCGAGTTGACGACGGAAACCCCGGAGGAGGTGGAGGCGCCATGCTAGCCATCTTCTCGCGCGAGGTGAAATCGTTCTTCATCACGATGACCGGATGGGTGTTCGTCGCATTCATGCTGGTGTTCATCGGCATCTACATGATGATCTACAACTTGAACTACGGGTACGGCAACTTCGAGTACGTGCTTTCGGGGCTGACGTTCGTGTACCTCATGGCGGTGCCGCTGCTCACCATGCGCTGCTTCGCGGACGAGCGCCGGCAGCACACCGACCAGCTGCTGTACGCGCTGCCGCTCTCGTCGGGCAAGATCGTGATGGGGAAGTACCTCGCCATGCTCGTGGTGCTGGCCGTGCCGACGGTGGTGTCGTGCACGTATCCCATCATCATCTCGCTGTTCGGCGACGTGTACCTTCCCACGGCCTACGCGAGCATCCTCGCGTTCTTCCTGCTGGGCGCGGCGCTGACGGCCGTCGGCATGTTCTGCTCGTCGCTGTGCGAGAGCCAGGTGACGGCTGCGGTCGTGTGCTTCATCGTGCTGCTGGTCGACTACTTCATCAGCGGTCTCTCGTCGTTGGTTCCCAGTGGCGTGGGCTCGGCGTGCTTCGTCGTGTCGGTGCTGATCGCGCTGGGCGTGGTGGCGCTCATCGTGCTCACGAAAAACGGCGTGTTCGCCGTGGCGGTGGGCGTGGTCGCCGAGGTCGCGCTGCTGGCGGTGGCCGCGTTCAACGGCTCGGTGCTGGAGGGCGCGGTGCCGGACGTGCTGTCGGGCATCTCGCTGTTCGAGCGGTTCTCGCCGTTCGTCGAGGGCGTGTTCGATCTTGCCTCTATCGCGTTCTTCCTCGCGGTGACGGCGGCCTTCGCGGTGCTGACGGTGCACTGCTTCGAGAAGAGGAGGTGGAGCTGATGGGCGCCTTGTCTTCGCTGCGCGAGCGCCTCGGCCGCGTGCGCGACGCGGCGGT is a genomic window containing:
- a CDS encoding MarR family winged helix-turn-helix transcriptional regulator; protein product: MDISTFKHELFVVTYDVQKILHETMAPICQQHGLTLQQMHVLMELMRTPGLTAGQLSDQAGILRTNFSSVCRKLEDRGLIERQRSQTDKRSLRLRVTDEGRALLAGIDGEVQRRYGKAFAAEPPETFDTIIEGFQALADFSKKLGR
- a CDS encoding DUF5685 family protein, which produces MFGYVVPSWEGLDDAERERYHAAYCGLCRAIGQRCGQRCRVALTYDLVFFALLLGSLYEPEERAGEGRCVPHPVKPHGFVSTACIDYAADVTVALAYYKALDDWNDDRSVRARAFAGALAGPYRGIHARNPRICEAVETGIADIGAIEAAARAAAATPGSEPPAPDAAANRFGVLMGELFVYRPDDFWADDLRRLGARLGKFVYVMDAAMDYEDDKASGSYNPLVDIEAGAEDVHEDLNLLMAGVAEAFERLPLERDLRLLRSVVYAGVWQKYHAKENDKEKRRG
- a CDS encoding J domain-containing protein; this translates as MVENPYDVLGVSRDASADEVKKAYRKKARENHPDLNPNDPAAADRMNKINEAYDRIINPEKYAARDRRASAASGPQGGAGYGGSGGGSGQGQGQGAGGGSGYGTEGPYGWSGGFGFDFDDLFGFGGAGYGSREPIHPEAAAGDSVQMRNAVDAINAGRGQQAVDILNTVTSDGRTARWYYLSALANDAAGNTLMALEQIRRAVRMDPNNPDYQRAQRQFQQTGQTYQQESQSQGFSMGVDPGLICCGVWCLGPTLCRFCGMPF
- the dnaK gene encoding molecular chaperone DnaK, producing MATIGIDLGTTNSCAATVEGGRPVIVPNAEGERTTPSVIAFSKEGERLVGTIACRQAAVNPDRTIESVKRHMGSDWRATVDGKAYSPQELSAMILRKLRRDAEAFLGQDVPQAVITVPAYFDDAQRQATKDAGRIAGLDVLRIINEPTAAALAYGLDNGTPQKVMVYDLGGGTFDVSVIEIGDNVIEVLATSGDNHLGGDDFDERVAAYLLDAFQREHGIDLRRDQTALQRVTEAAREAKKELSSLDTAHVNLPFLAQGSSGPLHLETTLTRAAFNDMTRDLVERTSNPVQTALNDAGIAASELGCVLLVGGSTRIPAVQDHVRKLTGKEPSASINPDECVAMGAAIQGATLSGTSTGLVKADNSILLLDVTPLSLSIETVGGVATRLVERNTTLPVNYSQVFSTAAAFQTSVEIHVLQGERPMAKDNKSIGTFKLKGIKRAPAGVPQIEVTFDIDANGILTVSAKDLDTGKQQSITIDDSGRMSDDDIERAIRDAEQYASQDNERREAMAAREEAQSLLNEVDRALGQVGKQLEKDEKKQVKADAETLRKALSKRPAGFGKKAREAEAASVDDVSDIKAAAERLRASSAHVRELLGQQG
- the pyrE gene encoding orotate phosphoribosyltransferase, yielding MEQYKQEFIEFMVESEVLKFGEFTLKSGRKSPFFMNAGAYVTGEQLHRLGLYYARAIHDNFGLDFDVVFGPAYKGIPLSVITVIGLQELYGKEARYCSNRKEVKDHGADAGNLLGSELHDGDRVVMVEDVTTSGKSIDETYPVLKGAADVDVKGLIVSLNRMEVGKGGVVTAQQEVQEKYGFPVASIVSMAEVTECLHNREVQGRVVIDDQVKAALDAYYDQYGVK
- a CDS encoding HAD family hydrolase, with protein sequence MEASRIGVIFDCDGTLLDSMRVWREAETELARRANVTLSAADTDALTAMTIPECGAFFHERFGLGASGDEVIAMMDELMLAFYRERVLARPGALAFVQGLAERGVRMSVASSSPQPYLQAGLERCGFAPYFDAIVSVDDVGASKREPAVYDRAREAMGTPLATTWGVEDSVYAVHTLNAADYRTLGIYDCDISGTVESLREAAERFIATFEDLDAATFIEWN
- a CDS encoding HAMP domain-containing sensor histidine kinase, with protein sequence MKREERERAEATEAKPAVNRTFKMATALSLVLFVTLALVTFAVVTASMMVDGSRSAGDGADEGALHNPLIGTAIASVVLGGALGTWQSRRIIAPVTEIGEAAKRVARGDFDVELHRSSSVREVRDMADNFTAMTRELAQTELLRTDFVSNVSHEFKTPLAAIEGYATLLESPTLSDERRAQCVAKIASNARRLSSLTDNVLRLSKLEREAALGDTQAFSLDEQIRACVLLLEDAWSARGIAVDVELEDVRLRGDEDLLAHVWTNLLGNAAKFAPDGGRVSVRLRRDGAFAEVTVADNGPGMDEQTQRRAFEKFYQGDASHASEGNGLGLPLAKRIVELHNGTLTATSAPAKGATFIARVPGAVGERAVF
- a CDS encoding response regulator transcription factor; its protein translation is MFTMLVVEDDHDLCELYGTVLEERGWRAVTAENGRAALEAMQREPIDLVITDLMLPEVDGFQLTARLRAEHPELPILMITARGAAADKRRGFAHGTDDYMVKPIDVNEMVWRIDALLRRARIARERVVRLGATTLDIDAMELVRDGARETLPCKEFLLLCKLASSPNRVFTRRQIMDEVWGVDSQVGAHTLDVHVNRLRERLKDNPDISIATVRGLGYKAVSS
- a CDS encoding ABC transporter ATP-binding protein, with amino-acid sequence MIEVKHLTRRYGSTLAVDDVSFSVERGAICGLLGPNGAGKSTTMNIMTGCLAATDGEVRYDGLEIYADKDQVKRRIGYLPEQPPLYGDMTVWEYLDFVARAKGLPRLQVMEEVKRTGFACGLEEVIGRPIKNLSKGYKQRVGIAQALIGDPDVVILDEPTVGLDPIQIIEIRDLVKRLGERHTVIVSSHILSEIRALCDHIVIISKGRVVADDTPENLEKLFAGSSTTVATVRTSEGTALSIASGVPHAGAVTCDPAAEEGAVDVRIEAADDADIRAAVSRAFAERDVALLQMVTSRASLEDVFVELTTETPEEVEAPC
- a CDS encoding ABC transporter permease, which gives rise to MLAIFSREVKSFFITMTGWVFVAFMLVFIGIYMMIYNLNYGYGNFEYVLSGLTFVYLMAVPLLTMRCFADERRQHTDQLLYALPLSSGKIVMGKYLAMLVVLAVPTVVSCTYPIIISLFGDVYLPTAYASILAFFLLGAALTAVGMFCSSLCESQVTAAVVCFIVLLVDYFISGLSSLVPSGVGSACFVVSVLIALGVVALIVLTKNGVFAVAVGVVAEVALLAVAAFNGSVLEGAVPDVLSGISLFERFSPFVEGVFDLASIAFFLAVTAAFAVLTVHCFEKRRWS